One window of the bacterium genome contains the following:
- a CDS encoding LytTR family transcriptional regulator, whose amino-acid sequence MYLKGADDYSEIHCKDGSVHLHDKTLRELEKRMPESFQRLHRSYLVNTSFLAGQENDSGSRYHVILTNGEKLHLSRKKLQLVRTLLSH is encoded by the coding sequence ATGTACCTGAAAGGAGCCGATGACTATTCGGAAATTCACTGCAAAGATGGATCGGTTCACTTGCACGATAAAACTTTAAGGGAGCTGGAAAAGAGAATGCCTGAAAGTTTTCAGCGTCTTCACCGGTCTTATCTGGTAAACACCAGTTTCCTTGCGGGACAGGAAAACGATTCGGGCAGCCGCTATCACGTGATTCTAACAAATGGCGAAAAGCTGCATTTGAGCCGTAAGAAACTGCAATTGGTTCGAACACTTTTGAGTCATTAG
- a CDS encoding histidine kinase, whose translation IGFGLSMFVPGWDLKSLSMFLIGISLSLIWTLRSAAGRRRGSWLALIGLAVTGIALFWRPFLFADLTLYFGMDFLLLCLLTSHVLQVRQVRLEREEARLKSTRLEIELLKKHIQPHYLMNTLTALSEWIEQEPKEATKMIQSLSDEFRVLSEVSNRSLIPLKDEIRLCSSHAEIMSKRKGKEFVLSVNSINPEPAIPPALIHTLIENAIIHNRPEGQRIEFRLDVQKENGFYRYTLKAPLGSARDTSGEVKEGTGFRYIKSRLQESYGNKWKFTAGRDGEVWKNEIWIPVE comes from the coding sequence ATCGGTTTTGGCCTGAGCATGTTCGTTCCCGGTTGGGATCTCAAATCTCTGAGCATGTTTTTAATTGGAATCAGCCTCTCCTTAATCTGGACTCTTCGCTCGGCCGCGGGCCGGCGTCGTGGTAGCTGGCTGGCGCTCATAGGTCTGGCTGTCACGGGAATCGCGTTGTTTTGGAGACCCTTCCTTTTTGCTGATTTAACGCTTTACTTCGGAATGGATTTTCTGCTTCTCTGTTTGCTCACATCGCATGTTCTGCAGGTACGGCAAGTTCGGTTAGAAAGGGAAGAAGCGCGTTTGAAATCCACACGACTTGAGATTGAGCTGCTGAAGAAACATATTCAGCCTCACTACCTGATGAATACACTCACGGCATTGTCCGAATGGATCGAACAGGAACCCAAAGAGGCGACAAAGATGATTCAGTCGTTATCGGACGAGTTTCGTGTGCTATCCGAAGTTTCGAACCGTTCCCTGATTCCACTCAAAGATGAGATCCGGCTTTGTTCGAGTCATGCGGAAATCATGAGCAAGAGAAAGGGAAAGGAGTTCGTGCTTTCCGTGAATTCAATCAATCCGGAGCCGGCGATTCCACCTGCGCTGATCCATACGCTGATAGAGAACGCCATCATTCATAACAGACCCGAAGGGCAACGGATTGAATTTCGTTTGGATGTGCAGAAGGAAAATGGTTTTTATCGTTACACATTGAAAGCCCCACTAGGGAGCGCCCGAGATACTTCCGGAGAGGTCAAAGAAGGCACTGGCTTCCGCTATATCAAAAGCAGACTCCAGGAAAGTTACGGTAACAAATGGAAATTTACGGCCGGAAGAGACGGGGAGGTTTGGAAGAATGAGATCTGGATACCGGTGGAGTAA
- a CDS encoding response regulator yields the protein MRILVVEDEQIVARRLIRMIHHIPGEQAGTIRHHEDIYDGLAYIREHPIDLLFLDLNLNGSDGFRITEVVSGSFQTIIVSAHSDQAIRAFEYGVADFVAKPFSEERLRKALARVNDPDPSFRLRLKCLAVRKGHELRSIPVWTLCT from the coding sequence ATGAGAATACTTGTTGTAGAAGATGAGCAGATCGTAGCGCGACGTTTGATCAGAATGATTCATCATATTCCTGGAGAGCAAGCGGGAACGATCCGGCATCATGAGGACATTTATGATGGACTTGCATACATCCGGGAACATCCGATTGACCTTTTGTTCCTGGATCTGAATTTGAACGGGTCGGATGGTTTTCGCATTACGGAAGTTGTTTCCGGTTCTTTTCAAACCATCATTGTTTCGGCTCATTCGGATCAAGCCATACGGGCTTTTGAATATGGAGTCGCGGATTTTGTTGCCAAACCTTTCAGCGAAGAACGTCTGCGAAAAGCATTAGCGCGTGTGAATGATCCCGATCCGAGTTTCCGGTTACGGCTTAAGTGCCTTGCCGTGCGGAAAGGCCATGAGCTTCGTTCGATTCCGGTTTGGACGTTATGTACCTGA